GTCACCAACATGCCGAGCACCAAGAAGGGTTGTGCACTGGCCTGGTATTTCACATCGAAGGCCACGGGATCGCGGAGCAGCCAGATGTCCTGGAAGGTGATCTGCGGAATCACCAGCAGCACGAGCAGTACCGCCGCGAAATGCTGACCGATCGCGATCAACACGGCCACCATCGCCAGCTGAAACACGTCGATCATGCCGGCGCTGATCCAGCTGGCTTTTTCAATGCCGAACGCCACAGGCAGCGATTGCAGGCCCAAGGCGCGATCGCCTTCCACGCTCTTGAAGTCGTTCACCACAGCAATGCCAAGGCCGGCCAGGGAGTAGGCCAGGGTGAGCAAAGCGGTGGTCCAGGTGAGTTGGCCGAACAGGGCCTGCCCAGCCCACCAAGGCAAGGCGATATAGCTGGCACCCAGGGCGTAGTTGCCCAGCCAGCCGTTCTGCTTCAGCTTCAGCGGCGGGGCGGAATAAATGAAGCTCACGAAGGAGCCACCGAGCGCCAGCAGGAACAGCACCGGGGTGGCGTGACCAGCCCAACGATCGAGGCCGTAGGCCACGCCCAAGCCAGCCAACAGCAGAACCCAGATCTGCGCCTTCACCTGCCAGAGCGGAATGGCGCCGGAGGGAATCGGCCGATAAGGCTCGTTGATCGCGTCGATCTCGCGGTCGTAGTAGTCGTTGATGGTCTGCGTGTAGCCGGCTAGCAGCGGACCGCTCATCAGCATGCAGGCGATCGAGGCGCCCACCTCAGGCATGGTCCAGTGGAAGTTGCCGGAGGCGGCGGCACCGCAAAGCACCCCCCAGATCAAGGGGATCCAGGTGACCGGCTTCATCAGCTGAAGCCGGATCTTCCAAATGTTGGAGGTGCCGCTCGCACCTTTCATCCCCAGCAGTTGCCGTGCCCCACCTCCGCTGCTGGCGGTGGGGTTGGGGGATGCGTTGGTGGAGTCGCTCGTGGGTTCGCTCACAGGGGCTGACGGATCAGGCAGCGGTGATCTCGTCGTCGAAGAACCAGGTGGTGGTGCCGTTGGCCAGCTCCACCACCACGCCGATGCCCTTGCCGTCGGTCACCTTGAAGTCCTTCACGGTGCCGGTGGCATCGGCCTGGAGGGCAGCCACGAGATCGGCAGGAATGCGGTCGCGCACCCGGGTGACCCGCACCTTCGAGCCGACGGTGATGGCAGCCTGGGACATGTCCGGCGCGACGCAAAAGTGGCGTCAGATTAGCCCCCAGTCCTGCGGCTCTACAGCCGTCAGCCGCTCCCCCTTCGCCATGGTCGCCAAACGGATCATTCCCTGCCTCGATGTGGCCGATGGCCGGGTGGTGAAGGGCGTGAACTTTGTGGGTCTGCGGGATGCCGGTGATCCCGTGGAGCTGGCCTGCCGCTACAGCGCCTCTGGTGCTGATGAGCTGGTGTTTCTCGACATTGCGGCGTCTCACCAGGGCCGCGCCACCTTGGTGGAGTTGGTGCAGCGCACCGCTGAAGCGGTCACCATCCCCTTCACCGTGGGCGGCGGCATCAGCACGGTGGAGGGCATCACCGAGCTGCTGCGGGCCGGGGCCGACAAGGTGAGCCTCAACTCCTCGGCTGTGCGCGATCCCGAGCTGGTGGCGCGGGGAGCAGAGCGGTTTGGCTGCCAGTGCATCGTGGTGGCCATCGACGCCCGCCGCCGCGAGGGGGGCTGGGATGTG
This sequence is a window from Synechococcus sp. HK05. Protein-coding genes within it:
- the hisF gene encoding imidazole glycerol phosphate synthase subunit HisF: MVAKRIIPCLDVADGRVVKGVNFVGLRDAGDPVELACRYSASGADELVFLDIAASHQGRATLVELVQRTAEAVTIPFTVGGGISTVEGITELLRAGADKVSLNSSAVRDPELVARGAERFGCQCIVVAIDARRREGGWDVYVKGGRENTGLDAVEWARRVVDLGAGEILLTSMDGDGTQAGYELNLTRAVADAVEVPVIASGGAGCIDHIAQALDAGPQGGHASAALLASLLHDGVLSVEQIKQDLLGRGFNIRPLA
- the chlG gene encoding chlorophyll synthase ChlG → MLGMKGASGTSNIWKIRLQLMKPVTWIPLIWGVLCGAAASGNFHWTMPEVGASIACMLMSGPLLAGYTQTINDYYDREIDAINEPYRPIPSGAIPLWQVKAQIWVLLLAGLGVAYGLDRWAGHATPVLFLLALGGSFVSFIYSAPPLKLKQNGWLGNYALGASYIALPWWAGQALFGQLTWTTALLTLAYSLAGLGIAVVNDFKSVEGDRALGLQSLPVAFGIEKASWISAGMIDVFQLAMVAVLIAIGQHFAAVLLVLLVIPQITFQDIWLLRDPVAFDVKYQASAQPFLVLGMLVTALAIGHSDLVVM
- a CDS encoding DUF2862 domain-containing protein, with product MSQAAITVGSKVRVTRVRDRIPADLVAALQADATGTVKDFKVTDGKGIGVVVELANGTTTWFFDDEITAA